GGGGCGGGGTACACGTCTCTCAGGCTAGTAAACGGATTAGACGGCCCTGCGGTTCCAAGGTTTAGGGATTATCCCTCTTTTTTCGGGGCGGCGTTGTTTACCTTCACGGTGGCGCCGTTCTTCAGGCTGCGCAGCACCTTGTAGCTGCCGGTGACGATCTCGTCGCCCTCGGTCAGGCCGCTGGTCACTTCGACGTCGGTGGTGCCGGTGATGCCGGTCTGCACGGGCTTGAACTGGACCTTGGCCTGCTTGCCCTTGCCGGTGACGACGAAGACGCCCTGCAGCTCTTCCTTGGCGTCCTTGGCCGACGATGGAGCGGCCGCTTCCACGCCGCCCTTGCCTTTCTTCTCCTCCAAGTCGCCCTTGGTGCGCAGGGTGAGAGCCTGGAGCGGGATGGCGAGCGCGTTCTGGCGCGAGGCGGTCGTGATCTTGGCCGTGGTCGAGAGGCCCGGCCGCAGGTTCTCCGGCGGGTTGGTCAGGGTGACGACCACCTTGAAGTCCTTCGCCTCCTGCGTGCCCGCGGTGGTCTGCGAGGTAGCCAGGCCGGTGGAGCGGAGGATGGCGATATTGCCGATCTCGGTCACCTTGCCGGGGAACTTCTTGCCGGGAATGGCGTCGATGGAGACTTCGGCGTCCTGGCCGAGCTTCACGTTGACGATGTCGGTCTCGTCGACGCGGACCTCGGCGGTGATGACCGACATGTCGGCGAGGGTCATGAGGGTGGAGCCGGGGGAGTTCTGGATTCCGACGACGACGGTCTCGCCTTCGCGCACCGGCAGGCTGGTGACCACGCCGTCGTAGGGAGCGAGGTACTGCGTCTTGCTGAGGACGTCGGAGGCGCGCGTCAAGGTGGCGGAGCTCTGCGCGATGCGCTTATTGGCGGATTCGTTCTGCGCCTTGGCCTGCGCCAGCGCGGCGGCGGCGGAATCGAAGGCGCTCTTCCTGGCGTCGAAGTCGGACTTGGGGATCAGGCCGGACTGGTAGAGGCCCTGCGCGCGCTGCCAGTCGAGGCGGGTGCGCTCCTCGTCGGCCTTGGCGCGCTCGAGCCCGGCCTGGGCCGCGACCGCGTCGGTGCGCGAGACGTCGAGCCCGGCGCGCATCGCGTTCACGTCGGCGGAGGACTGCACGTTCTCCAGTTGCGCCAGCAGCTGGCCGCGTTTCACGTGGTCGCCTTCCTTCACATACAGGCGCACGATCTTGCCGAACGCGTTGGCCCCGATGTTGACGTAGGTCTTGGGCTTGATCTCGCCCGACGCGCTGACGATGCTGGCCAGGTCCTCGCGCCCCACCTTGCCGGTGGTCACCTCCGGCGCGCTCGACCCGGAGAACGCCACCGAGCCCCACACCACGAGGCCCAGGACCACAGCTACCACCACGATGATAATGACGCGCTTCTTAGTCATGCGACCTCAACGAGTGACCCCACAGAACAGATACGGGGAACGGGGGCACACGGCTCCCTCTTTTTTGCGGCCCGCGGAATGCGCAAGCTGGCTTGCGACAACTCGCTTGGGTGGGTTTTTCCCGGGTGCTACCCCGCATTATACCTTTGCTCCCCGCCACTTACGTAGCACGAAGTGGCAAGGTGTCGCGGTCGCCTTCCGGCCGCCGCCGACGTCTAATCGGCAGGGGTGGGTCGCAGCCGGATTAAGGTGAATTGAGGTGCCGCATGCCTTGCCACTCGGAACCGAATGAACCTACAATGAATGCACCTCGAAAGCGCCCCTGAAGGAATGGTGTCTGCGTATGAACTTCCGTAAGATCCGTCATTTTGCTGCCCTTGCCTTGGCGCTGCTGCTCTGCCTCGGCGGCAGCCTGCTGAGCGCCCAGGATGCCAAGACGACGGCCCAGCCGGAGGATCCGCTCAATCGCCCGCTGACGGACAAGGAGAAGAAGGAGAAGGCCAAGTCCCTCAAGAAGGAGCTGAGCCAGACGTACAAGAGCTGGCTCAACGAGGACGTGCGCTACATCATCACGGACGAGGAGATGGCGGCATTCAAGCAGCTCTCCAACGACGAGGAGCGCGACAACTTCATCGAGCAGTTCTGGCTGCGGCGCGATCCCACGCCCGACACCATCGAGAACGAATACAAGGAAGAGCACTACCGCCGCATCGCGTACGCGAATGAGCACTTCGCCGCCGGCAAGCAGGGATGGCGCACCGACCGCGGCCGGATCTACGTGGTCTTCGGTCCGCCCGACCAGATCGATTCGCACCCCTCCGGGGGCCGCTATAACCGCCCGATGGATGAGGGCGGCGGGAGCACCTCCACCTTCCCGTTCGAGACCTGGCGCTACCGCTACCTGGATGAGATCGGCCAGGAGGTGGAGATCGAGTTCGTCGATACCTGCATGTGCGGCGATTACCACATGACCATCGACCGCTCGGAGAAGGACGCGCTGCTCAACACGCCGAACGGGGGCCTGACGCTCTACGAAGAGATGGGCATGGCCGGCAAGGCGGACCGCTGGACCAGGGGCGGCCCGGAGCGCATCGGACGCGGTCCGTTCAGCGGCCGCGAGAACATGGACACGAGCAAGTACTTCGACCGGCTCGACCGAATGGGCAAGCTGTTGCGGGCGCCGGCGATCAAGTTCAAGGACCTGGACGAGGTCGTCAGCCACAAGATCCGCTACAACCTGATGCCGTTCGACGTGCGTACGGACTTCGTGCGCGTGACCAGCGACACCGTGCTGGTGCCGGTCACCATCCAGGTGAAGAACAAGGACATCACGTTCGCATCCAAGGAAGGCATCCAGCGCGGGGTGGTCAACATCTTCGGCCGCGTGACGTCGATGACCGGGCGCATCATGCAGACGTTCGAGGACACGGTACAGATCGACGTCCCGAACGAGCTGCTCGACAAGACGCGTGAGAACGTTTCGCTGTACTGGAAGGCGCTGCCGCTGCGCCCGGGGCGCTACCGCCTCGATGTCGTGGTGAAGGACGTGAACGGCGACCGCCTGGGAACGTGGCAAAGCCGCGGCGGGCTGGTGGTGCCGAGCTACGATGAGGACCGCCTCGCAACCTCGAGCCTGATCCTGGCCGACCAGATGGAGAAGGTCGCGACCAAGGACATCGGCGGCGGCAACTTCGTCATCGGAAATACCAAGGTGCGTCCGCGCGTGGAGCCCTCCGACGGCAAGCCCGCGACGTTCAAGCGTTCGCAGCGCATGAACCTGTGGATGCAGGTCTACAACCTCGGAATCGACGAGAAGACGAAGAAGCCGTCGGCGACCATCGAATACGACGTGGTGAACACCGCGACCAACAAAGCCGTGTTGCACACCAGCGAATCGACCGCGCAGATGGGCAACGTGGGCGAGCAGGTGACGCTGGAGAAGTCGCTGGCGCTGAACGGACTGGAGCCCGGCACCTACCAGATCACGGTGAAGGTGAACGACTCGGTTTCGAAGCAGACGCTGATGCCGACCGCCAAGTTCACGGTCGAGTAGAGGAACGAAGGCGCTCCCGGAGCTGTACGCGCGAGGTTAGAGAATTGACCCGTAGGCTCCCATGGATCTCGTTGTTGCTGGTGCTGGCGCTGCCGGCCTGGGCCGCGCCGCGCACCGCGACGGTCTCCGGCCTG
The sequence above is a segment of the Terriglobales bacterium genome. Coding sequences within it:
- a CDS encoding efflux RND transporter periplasmic adaptor subunit, which codes for MTKKRVIIIVVVAVVLGLVVWGSVAFSGSSAPEVTTGKVGREDLASIVSASGEIKPKTYVNIGANAFGKIVRLYVKEGDHVKRGQLLAQLENVQSSADVNAMRAGLDVSRTDAVAAQAGLERAKADEERTRLDWQRAQGLYQSGLIPKSDFDARKSAFDSAAAALAQAKAQNESANKRIAQSSATLTRASDVLSKTQYLAPYDGVVTSLPVREGETVVVGIQNSPGSTLMTLADMSVITAEVRVDETDIVNVKLGQDAEVSIDAIPGKKFPGKVTEIGNIAILRSTGLATSQTTAGTQEAKDFKVVVTLTNPPENLRPGLSTTAKITTASRQNALAIPLQALTLRTKGDLEEKKGKGGVEAAAPSSAKDAKEELQGVFVVTGKGKQAKVQFKPVQTGITGTTDVEVTSGLTEGDEIVTGSYKVLRSLKNGATVKVNNAAPKKEG
- a CDS encoding GWxTD domain-containing protein, which codes for MNFRKIRHFAALALALLLCLGGSLLSAQDAKTTAQPEDPLNRPLTDKEKKEKAKSLKKELSQTYKSWLNEDVRYIITDEEMAAFKQLSNDEERDNFIEQFWLRRDPTPDTIENEYKEEHYRRIAYANEHFAAGKQGWRTDRGRIYVVFGPPDQIDSHPSGGRYNRPMDEGGGSTSTFPFETWRYRYLDEIGQEVEIEFVDTCMCGDYHMTIDRSEKDALLNTPNGGLTLYEEMGMAGKADRWTRGGPERIGRGPFSGRENMDTSKYFDRLDRMGKLLRAPAIKFKDLDEVVSHKIRYNLMPFDVRTDFVRVTSDTVLVPVTIQVKNKDITFASKEGIQRGVVNIFGRVTSMTGRIMQTFEDTVQIDVPNELLDKTRENVSLYWKALPLRPGRYRLDVVVKDVNGDRLGTWQSRGGLVVPSYDEDRLATSSLILADQMEKVATKDIGGGNFVIGNTKVRPRVEPSDGKPATFKRSQRMNLWMQVYNLGIDEKTKKPSATIEYDVVNTATNKAVLHTSESTAQMGNVGEQVTLEKSLALNGLEPGTYQITVKVNDSVSKQTLMPTAKFTVE